Proteins encoded by one window of Enterococcus saccharolyticus subsp. saccharolyticus:
- a CDS encoding SulP family inorganic anion transporter: MLFRIEKKEWLGNERNDLFAGLVSSVAILPEVIGFSIIAGVPPLAALFASAVTLLVITFTGGRPAMVSAAAGSMALVIAGLVQSHGLNYMIAATILTGVLQMLFGFLGIHKLMRFISKTVMFGFVNALAILIFMAQVQQLPAQTWTSYAMVILSIGLIYLIPRFTTIVPSALIVIVVMTIFAFLFKGNLQTVGDLGAMNDITPMLALPAVPLTVETLWIILPTSLALAMIGLIESLLTVPIVDKMTESTSDSQREVKAQGLANIVTGFFGGQAGCAMIGQAVINVKSGGRKRLSTFISGMTLLLFIFAFRDLMIGIPTAALIGIMMTVAVDTFDWESLRLFKNRQIKDGFILIMTVAVIVYTHNLAIGIVLGVIVTLLIDTVFVRKLSDSSSK, encoded by the coding sequence ATGTTATTTCGAATAGAAAAAAAGGAATGGCTAGGAAATGAGCGCAATGATTTATTTGCTGGTTTAGTTTCTTCGGTGGCTATATTGCCAGAAGTAATTGGTTTTTCGATTATTGCAGGGGTACCGCCACTAGCTGCATTGTTTGCTTCGGCGGTTACTTTATTGGTGATTACTTTTACTGGTGGTCGTCCAGCAATGGTTTCAGCAGCAGCAGGTTCCATGGCATTAGTGATTGCGGGATTGGTGCAGTCTCACGGCTTGAATTATATGATTGCCGCCACGATTTTAACTGGGGTCTTACAAATGCTTTTTGGTTTTTTAGGCATTCATAAACTGATGCGTTTTATTTCTAAAACAGTGATGTTTGGTTTTGTGAATGCATTGGCTATTTTAATTTTTATGGCACAAGTACAACAATTACCAGCGCAAACGTGGACGTCTTATGCAATGGTTATTCTCAGTATTGGTTTGATTTATCTAATCCCTCGTTTTACAACAATTGTACCATCTGCGTTGATTGTGATTGTAGTCATGACTATCTTTGCTTTCTTATTTAAAGGCAATCTACAAACAGTCGGTGATTTAGGGGCGATGAATGATATTACGCCAATGCTCGCCTTACCTGCCGTACCATTGACAGTAGAAACGTTATGGATTATTTTGCCGACATCGTTAGCGTTAGCGATGATTGGTTTGATTGAATCCTTACTAACGGTGCCGATTGTAGATAAAATGACAGAGAGTACAAGTGATAGTCAGCGTGAAGTAAAAGCACAAGGGTTAGCCAATATTGTGACAGGGTTCTTTGGTGGTCAAGCGGGATGTGCCATGATTGGACAAGCCGTTATTAATGTTAAATCTGGTGGACGGAAACGTTTATCCACGTTTATTTCAGGTATGACCTTATTGCTATTTATTTTTGCATTTCGTGATTTAATGATTGGCATACCAACTGCTGCTTTAATCGGGATTATGATGACGGTGGCTGTTGATACATTTGATTGGGAAAGTTTGCGTTTGTTCAAAAATAGACAGATCAAAGACGGCTTTATCTTGATAATGACCGTGGCTGTGATTGTTTACACGCATAACTTAGCAATCGGTATTGTATTGGGTGTAATTGTTACGTTACTTATAGATACCGTTTTTGTCAGAAAATTAAGCGACAGCTCTAGTAAATAG
- a CDS encoding transporter substrate-binding domain-containing protein has product MKKWVVTATLFTAGLLLTACGTEKKEAKDVSWEKVEEAGKLTVSTSGTLFPSSYYNDNNELVGYDVDIAKEVAKRLDVTVDFKEYNVDGQIAALQRGEADFAANDFGLSGDRKDKFSLSTPIKYSFTSMIVRQSDDSGIHSLEDLKGKKAAGEPNTSYMKMAESYGAELVVYDNATNDQYLTDVANGRTDVIINDYYLQKMSVGALPDIPVKILEDVYFDLAETGFLFVKENNELREKVDATLKEMKEDGTIAKISEGYFQTDVSEKPKEDLIESKKTE; this is encoded by the coding sequence ATGAAGAAATGGGTAGTGACAGCGACACTTTTCACGGCAGGTTTATTATTAACTGCATGTGGGACAGAGAAGAAAGAAGCAAAAGATGTGAGTTGGGAAAAAGTTGAAGAAGCAGGTAAATTAACTGTATCAACTTCAGGTACACTTTTTCCATCTTCTTATTACAATGATAACAATGAACTAGTTGGATATGATGTCGATATTGCCAAAGAAGTAGCGAAACGTTTGGATGTTACTGTCGATTTTAAAGAATACAATGTAGATGGTCAAATTGCCGCCTTGCAACGTGGGGAAGCAGATTTTGCTGCCAACGATTTTGGTTTGTCTGGTGACCGTAAAGATAAATTTAGCTTAAGTACACCTATTAAATATTCCTTTACAAGTATGATTGTTCGTCAAAGTGATGATTCTGGGATTCATTCATTAGAGGATTTAAAAGGGAAAAAAGCTGCTGGTGAACCAAACACAAGCTATATGAAAATGGCTGAGAGTTATGGCGCTGAATTAGTCGTTTATGATAATGCGACAAACGATCAATATTTAACAGATGTTGCTAATGGTCGAACGGATGTCATTATTAATGATTATTATTTACAAAAAATGTCTGTGGGTGCATTACCTGATATCCCTGTAAAAATTTTAGAAGATGTTTATTTTGATTTAGCTGAAACAGGATTCTTGTTTGTCAAAGAAAACAACGAGCTACGTGAAAAAGTAGATGCGACATTAAAAGAGATGAAAGAAGATGGAACAATCGCTAAAATTTCAGAAGGGTATTTCCAAACTGATGTTTCTGAAAAACCAAAAGAAGATTTGATTGAAAGTAAAAAGACTGAGTAA
- a CDS encoding O-methyltransferase → MRNEMMYRPVVKPELVAFLRNEQKQLSGELGQIEKEANENEVPIIPHETVVFMQFLLGQIKPKQVLEIGTALGFSSSLMAQYVGEDGHVTTIDRFDVMIRKAKKTYKRLGLEDRVTLLEGQAADILPELTGPYDFIFMDSAKSKYIEFLPECLRLLKKGGVLMVDDIFQGGTILDPIEEIPRNRRTIHRKLKRFLDVINSHPDLTTSLVPLGDGIALITKEADEVIIEPAE, encoded by the coding sequence ATGAGAAACGAAATGATGTATCGACCAGTCGTAAAACCAGAACTTGTCGCGTTTTTACGTAATGAGCAAAAACAATTATCTGGAGAATTAGGTCAGATTGAAAAAGAAGCAAATGAAAATGAAGTGCCCATTATTCCGCACGAAACAGTTGTTTTTATGCAATTTTTATTAGGTCAAATTAAACCAAAACAAGTATTAGAAATTGGGACAGCGCTTGGTTTTTCTTCAAGTTTAATGGCTCAATATGTTGGTGAAGACGGGCACGTGACAACGATTGATCGTTTTGATGTGATGATTCGTAAAGCGAAAAAAACGTATAAACGTCTTGGCTTAGAAGATAGAGTAACGTTGTTAGAAGGACAGGCAGCAGATATTTTACCTGAATTAACTGGACCCTACGATTTTATTTTTATGGACAGCGCCAAATCAAAATACATTGAATTTTTACCAGAATGTCTGCGTCTATTAAAAAAAGGTGGCGTCCTAATGGTCGATGATATTTTTCAAGGGGGCACCATTTTAGATCCAATTGAAGAAATTCCACGTAATCGTCGGACGATTCATCGCAAGCTAAAACGCTTTTTAGATGTCATTAACAGTCATCCAGACTTAACTACCAGTTTAGTACCTTTAGGTGACGGGATTGCGTTAATTACCAAAGAAGCAGATGAAGTGATCATCGAGCCAGCAGAATAA
- a CDS encoding nitroreductase family protein: MANKLVNNDFSAITFERKSVRVYDETYKISHEEMLEMIQEATLAPSSVNMQPWRFVVVESDEQKAKLKPLIRFNTRQNDTSSAMILIFGDMACYELGEEIYNQAVAEGKMPAEVRDQQLEAIIPYYQNFTREQMNDVVKIDASLAAMQLMLVARAHGYETNPIGGFEADQLAEIVDLDKERYVPVMILSIGKAKETGYPSVRLAAERITTFK; the protein is encoded by the coding sequence ATGGCAAATAAATTAGTCAACAATGATTTTTCAGCAATTACCTTTGAAAGAAAATCTGTACGTGTGTATGATGAAACATATAAAATTTCTCATGAAGAAATGCTTGAGATGATTCAAGAGGCAACACTTGCACCATCTTCCGTGAATATGCAACCGTGGCGTTTTGTAGTAGTAGAAAGTGACGAGCAAAAAGCGAAGTTAAAACCGTTGATTCGTTTTAACACACGTCAAAATGATACCTCATCTGCGATGATTTTGATTTTTGGTGATATGGCGTGCTATGAATTAGGCGAAGAAATTTATAACCAAGCAGTAGCAGAAGGGAAAATGCCAGCAGAAGTGAGAGACCAACAATTGGAGGCAATTATTCCTTATTATCAAAATTTCACCAGAGAACAAATGAATGATGTTGTGAAAATTGATGCCAGTTTAGCAGCGATGCAATTGATGTTAGTTGCTCGTGCACATGGGTATGAAACCAATCCAATTGGTGGTTTTGAAGCAGATCAATTGGCTGAAATAGTTGATTTAGATAAAGAACGTTACGTGCCAGTGATGATTCTCTCGATTGGAAAAGCCAAGGAAACGGGTTATCCATCTGTCCGATTAGCGGCTGAACGAATTACCACATTCAAATAA
- a CDS encoding 2-isopropylmalate synthase, whose product MRKIQFFDTTLRDGEQTPGVNFNTNEKVQIALQLEKWGIDTIEAGFPIASPGDFEAVQAIAQVATKMTVAGLARCQKKDIDCAYEALKDAKHPQLHVFLATSDVHLKYKLKMTREEVLASIKEHVSYGRERFEKVQFSPEDATRTDKAFLLEAIQTAIDAGATIINVPDTVGYSNPTEYGALFAYLIENIKSDEEIIFSSHCHDDLGMATANALAAIENGANRVEGAINGIGERAGNTALEEVAVALHIRKDFYECESTIVLSETKRTSDIVARLSGFAIPKNKAVIGGNAYAHESGIHQDGVLKNPETYEIITPQLVGVHTNSLPLGKLSGRHAFTTKMAELGYDLSDEEVQRLFKKFKELADKKKQITDEDLIALQADEVRRSEETYQLKTVQLQYVSNGYQGAVVSIADANEEVQTASAIGAGSIQAIYNSIDQIFGQQPRLVEYDITALTSGEDAQAEVHVSIECEKTKERINGIGVDFDVLQASAKAYTQASAILKEKGERK is encoded by the coding sequence ATGAGAAAGATACAATTTTTTGATACAACCCTACGAGATGGAGAACAAACACCGGGGGTAAATTTTAATACCAATGAAAAGGTTCAAATTGCCCTTCAACTGGAAAAATGGGGCATTGATACAATTGAAGCGGGCTTTCCGATTGCTTCACCTGGTGATTTTGAAGCTGTCCAAGCGATTGCCCAAGTAGCAACGAAGATGACTGTTGCGGGTTTGGCACGTTGTCAGAAAAAAGATATTGATTGTGCGTATGAAGCCTTAAAAGATGCCAAACATCCTCAATTGCATGTATTCTTAGCAACAAGTGATGTGCATTTAAAATATAAATTAAAAATGACCCGTGAAGAAGTGCTAGCTTCTATTAAAGAACATGTTAGTTATGGGAGAGAACGTTTTGAAAAAGTCCAATTCTCACCAGAAGATGCGACACGAACGGATAAAGCCTTTTTATTAGAAGCTATTCAAACCGCAATTGATGCCGGCGCAACAATTATTAATGTTCCAGACACAGTCGGTTATTCTAATCCAACTGAATACGGCGCGTTATTTGCGTATTTAATTGAAAATATTAAGAGTGACGAAGAAATTATCTTCTCTTCTCATTGCCATGATGATTTAGGTATGGCGACAGCCAACGCATTAGCAGCGATTGAAAATGGTGCTAATCGTGTAGAAGGTGCGATTAATGGCATTGGCGAACGCGCAGGTAATACTGCATTAGAAGAAGTTGCCGTCGCATTGCACATTCGTAAAGATTTTTATGAATGTGAATCGACAATTGTTTTGAGCGAAACAAAACGTACAAGTGATATTGTTGCACGTCTATCAGGTTTTGCGATTCCTAAAAATAAAGCAGTAATTGGTGGAAATGCTTATGCGCATGAATCAGGTATTCACCAAGATGGCGTCTTGAAAAATCCCGAAACGTATGAAATTATTACTCCACAATTAGTTGGTGTTCATACAAACTCATTACCTTTAGGGAAACTGTCTGGTCGACATGCCTTTACAACAAAAATGGCAGAACTTGGCTATGATTTGTCAGATGAAGAAGTGCAACGTCTCTTCAAGAAGTTTAAAGAATTAGCCGATAAGAAAAAACAGATTACTGATGAAGACTTGATTGCTTTACAAGCCGATGAAGTTCGTCGTAGTGAAGAAACCTATCAATTAAAAACAGTGCAATTGCAATATGTATCAAATGGGTATCAAGGTGCTGTGGTATCTATCGCAGATGCTAACGAAGAAGTTCAGACGGCTTCTGCCATTGGTGCTGGAAGTATTCAAGCAATTTATAACTCGATTGATCAAATTTTTGGGCAACAACCACGCCTTGTGGAATATGACATTACGGCGTTAACCAGTGGCGAAGATGCGCAAGCAGAAGTCCATGTATCTATTGAGTGTGAAAAAACCAAAGAACGAATTAACGGCATTGGTGTTGATTTTGACGTATTGCAAGCTTCTGCAAAGGCATATACGCAAGCGAGTGCTATTCTTAAAGAAAAGGGAGAACGCAAATGA
- a CDS encoding amino acid ABC transporter permease, translating to MYIPTFDLQLMWESLPFVLEGLSYTIGIAVASFFFGNILGILLTTLSFLPNRVLNKLIRLVISFFRGVPALVVLFLLYFGLPYQLDALTATIICFSLTSSAFIGEIYRGSIAGVDRGQWDAAYALGFSFPKVMRSIILPQAFRISIPALSNVAMDLVKGTSLAAMITIPDIFQKAKIVGGRTFDYMSMYVLVAIIYWCICLLIEYLQKYLEQHYLRRYGKIK from the coding sequence ATGTATATTCCAACCTTTGATTTACAATTGATGTGGGAGTCGCTGCCTTTTGTCTTAGAGGGCTTATCTTATACAATTGGAATTGCGGTCGCTTCGTTCTTTTTTGGAAATATTTTGGGGATTTTATTGACGACACTGAGTTTTTTACCAAACCGTGTATTAAATAAGCTGATACGACTAGTCATTTCCTTTTTTCGTGGGGTTCCAGCTTTGGTCGTTTTATTTCTGTTATATTTTGGTTTGCCGTATCAATTAGATGCGTTGACAGCGACGATTATTTGTTTTAGTTTGACGAGTAGTGCATTTATTGGTGAGATTTATCGTGGTTCTATTGCAGGTGTTGACCGAGGACAATGGGATGCGGCGTATGCTTTAGGTTTTTCGTTTCCAAAAGTGATGCGTTCAATTATTTTGCCGCAAGCATTCCGAATTTCAATCCCTGCGTTAAGTAATGTAGCGATGGATTTAGTCAAAGGTACGTCGCTAGCTGCAATGATTACAATTCCCGATATTTTTCAAAAGGCTAAAATTGTGGGTGGTCGAACATTTGATTATATGTCGATGTATGTACTGGTTGCGATTATTTATTGGTGTATTTGTTTACTCATTGAATATTTACAGAAATATTTAGAACAGCACTATCTAAGACGTTATGGAAAAATAAAATGA
- the leuD gene encoding 3-isopropylmalate dehydratase small subunit produces the protein MEPFTVYEGKTVPFMNDNLDTDQILPKTYLKLIEKTGFGEFLFDDWRYIKGRKPNPDFVLNFPEYSEASILISGDNFGGGSSREHAVWAISNYGFRAVIAGSFGDIFYMNSLKNGLLPISLPRPALEQLAALESTDKITIDLPNQKVISGDNEYTFDIDATWKHKMLNGLDEIGITLKEEEAITAYEQTIPAYRQ, from the coding sequence ATGGAACCTTTTACAGTCTATGAGGGGAAAACAGTCCCCTTTATGAATGATAATTTAGATACGGACCAAATTTTACCGAAAACTTATCTAAAGTTAATTGAAAAAACTGGTTTTGGTGAATTTTTATTCGATGATTGGCGTTATATCAAAGGTCGTAAACCCAATCCAGATTTTGTTTTAAATTTTCCAGAATATAGTGAAGCCTCTATCTTAATTTCTGGAGATAACTTTGGTGGTGGTTCTTCTCGAGAACATGCTGTGTGGGCAATTTCCAACTATGGTTTCCGCGCAGTCATTGCGGGAAGTTTTGGGGATATCTTTTATATGAACTCATTAAAAAATGGCTTATTGCCAATTTCTCTTCCACGACCAGCATTGGAACAACTGGCAGCATTGGAGTCAACTGACAAAATTACGATTGATTTACCTAATCAAAAAGTCATCTCTGGTGACAATGAATATACCTTTGACATTGATGCAACATGGAAACACAAAATGTTAAATGGGTTAGATGAGATTGGAATTACGCTAAAAGAAGAAGAAGCCATTACGGCGTATGAACAAACAATTCCTGCTTATAGACAATAA
- the leuB gene encoding 3-isopropylmalate dehydrogenase: MKKKIVVLAGDGIGPEIMTSGVTILKKAVENSEIAFEFEAHPFGGAAIDAKGEPLPEETLTACQQADAILLGAIGGPKWEHAAQTPEQGLLALRKALHLFANIRPISVPNALLPLSPVKEQIVKGTDFVVVRELTSGIYFGEPRHLGEAEAYDTNRYQEDEIRRIIRKAFEIAQDRRKHVLSVDKANVLATSKLWRKIAEEVAQEFPDCTLEHQYVDSAAMRIVQNPTAFDVIVTENLFGDILSDEASVLPGTLGVLPSASHSESGVSLYEPIHGSAPDIAGKNIANPVSMILSASLMLRQSFNMNDEADRIENACFEAMEEGILTKDLGGETTTTAFTEAILEKLK, translated from the coding sequence ATGAAAAAGAAAATTGTAGTGTTAGCCGGTGACGGTATTGGACCAGAAATTATGACAAGTGGCGTTACGATTCTAAAAAAAGCAGTAGAAAATTCAGAAATTGCGTTTGAATTTGAAGCACATCCTTTTGGGGGGGCTGCAATTGATGCTAAAGGAGAACCTTTACCCGAAGAGACGTTAACTGCTTGTCAGCAAGCGGATGCGATTTTATTAGGTGCGATTGGTGGACCAAAATGGGAACACGCAGCGCAAACACCTGAACAAGGATTATTGGCCTTACGTAAAGCGTTGCATCTCTTTGCAAATATTCGTCCAATTTCTGTGCCAAATGCGTTATTGCCACTTTCTCCTGTTAAAGAACAGATTGTCAAAGGAACAGATTTTGTGGTTGTTCGTGAATTAACGAGTGGCATTTATTTTGGTGAACCACGTCATTTAGGTGAAGCAGAAGCGTATGACACCAATCGTTACCAAGAAGATGAAATTCGTCGAATCATTCGTAAAGCCTTTGAAATTGCGCAAGATCGCCGGAAACATGTCTTGTCGGTAGATAAAGCCAATGTTTTAGCTACTAGTAAATTATGGCGTAAAATTGCTGAAGAAGTTGCACAAGAATTTCCAGATTGTACCTTAGAACATCAATATGTTGATTCAGCCGCAATGCGTATTGTGCAAAATCCAACTGCTTTTGATGTCATTGTCACAGAAAATTTATTCGGAGATATTTTAAGTGATGAAGCTTCTGTCTTACCAGGAACACTGGGCGTTTTACCAAGTGCTAGTCATAGCGAATCAGGCGTTTCATTGTACGAACCGATTCATGGTTCTGCACCAGATATTGCTGGTAAAAATATTGCTAACCCTGTGTCGATGATTTTATCGGCAAGTTTGATGCTACGTCAATCGTTTAATATGAACGATGAAGCAGATCGTATTGAAAATGCCTGCTTTGAAGCAATGGAAGAAGGTATTTTAACTAAAGATTTAGGTGGAGAAACAACGACTACCGCATTCACTGAAGCCATTCTAGAAAAACTAAAGTAA
- a CDS encoding DUF3267 domain-containing protein translates to MSKEQRTLIREINLLEDKKLIWLLNVAAIVLFFGFLLLFSGVTFWHSASMYQSFNFWTLILGLGLFIVLIIIHELIHALFFKMFQPTKKVKFGFKNGMAYATSPHSYYKKYQFIIICLAPFVLLTSGLVVLYLMNLLSASLFIFLASMHASGCVGDFYFTYLILRAPKNSWIEDTEQGINFYH, encoded by the coding sequence ATGAGTAAGGAACAACGAACGTTAATAAGAGAAATCAATTTATTAGAAGATAAAAAGCTTATTTGGCTATTGAATGTTGCCGCAATTGTGTTGTTTTTTGGCTTTCTGTTGTTATTTTCAGGTGTAACTTTTTGGCATTCTGCGTCGATGTATCAATCATTTAATTTTTGGACACTTATATTGGGGTTGGGACTCTTTATTGTCTTAATCATTATTCATGAACTCATTCATGCGCTTTTTTTCAAAATGTTTCAGCCAACTAAAAAAGTAAAATTTGGTTTTAAAAATGGGATGGCGTATGCGACAAGTCCTCACTCTTATTATAAGAAATACCAATTTATTATTATTTGTTTAGCACCATTTGTTTTGCTGACTTCAGGATTGGTTGTACTATATCTTATGAATCTGTTATCAGCGAGTTTATTCATCTTCTTAGCTTCGATGCATGCATCAGGATGCGTGGGTGATTTTTATTTTACCTATTTAATTTTGCGTGCACCTAAAAATAGTTGGATAGAAGATACGGAGCAAGGGATAAACTTTTATCATTAG
- the leuC gene encoding 3-isopropylmalate dehydratase large subunit, producing the protein MGKTLFDKVWERHIVSGEEGEAQLLYIDLQMIHEVTSPQAFEGLREAGRKVRRPDKTFGTMDHNVPTKDIFNITDLISKKQIDTLRRNCEEFGITLCDNGSARQGIVHMVGPEVGLTQPGKTIVCGDSHTATHGAFGAIAFGIGTSEVEHVLATQTIWQKKPKRLGIHVTGKLQPGVYAKDIILALIATYGVDFGVGYAAEFYGDTIQNLTMEERMTICNMSIEGGAKMGMMAPDEKTFEYVRGREYAPKDMEAAIADWQTLYTDEDAEYDRVIELDANTLEPYITWGTNPEMGVSINTPFPEIKDHNDRLAYEYMDLHPGQKAADINIEYVFIGSCTNGRLSDLQEAAKILKGKKIKEGVTGIVVPGSRPVRHAAEKIGLDKVFIEAGFEWREPGCSMCLGMNPDKVPEFIHCASTSNRNFVGRQGKNSRTHLCSPAMAAAAAINGRFIDVREIIGGE; encoded by the coding sequence ATGGGAAAAACACTATTTGATAAAGTCTGGGAACGTCATATTGTCAGTGGTGAAGAAGGAGAAGCGCAACTCCTTTATATTGATTTACAAATGATTCACGAGGTAACATCACCTCAAGCGTTTGAAGGATTGCGTGAAGCTGGTCGTAAAGTTCGTCGTCCAGATAAAACATTCGGGACGATGGATCATAACGTACCAACAAAGGATATTTTTAACATTACCGATTTGATTTCAAAAAAACAAATCGATACATTGAGAAGAAACTGTGAAGAATTTGGTATTACCCTTTGTGATAATGGTTCGGCGCGTCAAGGAATTGTGCATATGGTAGGTCCTGAAGTTGGTTTAACGCAACCAGGGAAAACGATTGTTTGTGGCGATTCACATACAGCAACGCATGGCGCATTTGGTGCGATTGCGTTTGGGATTGGTACGAGTGAAGTCGAGCATGTATTAGCAACGCAAACCATTTGGCAAAAGAAACCAAAACGTTTAGGAATTCATGTTACCGGTAAATTGCAACCGGGTGTGTATGCGAAAGACATCATTCTTGCTTTAATTGCGACTTATGGCGTTGATTTTGGTGTTGGGTATGCAGCTGAATTTTATGGAGATACCATTCAAAATCTGACAATGGAAGAACGTATGACCATTTGTAATATGTCGATTGAAGGTGGAGCTAAAATGGGTATGATGGCACCTGATGAAAAAACCTTCGAATATGTTCGTGGCAGAGAATATGCACCAAAAGATATGGAGGCAGCGATTGCTGATTGGCAAACCTTGTATACCGATGAAGATGCTGAATATGATCGCGTGATTGAATTAGATGCAAACACGTTGGAACCATATATTACTTGGGGCACCAATCCAGAGATGGGTGTGTCAATCAATACGCCATTCCCAGAAATCAAAGACCACAATGATCGTCTTGCCTATGAATACATGGATTTACATCCTGGACAAAAAGCTGCCGATATTAATATTGAGTATGTCTTTATTGGTTCGTGTACGAATGGTCGTTTATCTGATTTACAAGAAGCTGCCAAAATTTTAAAAGGCAAAAAAATCAAAGAAGGCGTCACAGGAATTGTCGTTCCTGGATCAAGACCCGTTCGTCATGCCGCAGAAAAAATTGGACTAGATAAAGTCTTCATTGAAGCCGGTTTTGAATGGCGTGAACCTGGATGTTCTATGTGTTTGGGGATGAATCCAGATAAAGTTCCTGAATTTATCCATTGTGCGTCTACTTCAAACCGAAACTTTGTGGGGCGTCAAGGAAAAAATTCACGTACCCATCTATGTAGTCCGGCAATGGCTGCCGCAGCCGCAATTAATGGTCGCTTTATTGATGTACGAGAAATTATAGGAGGGGAATAA
- a CDS encoding MarR family winged helix-turn-helix transcriptional regulator — protein sequence MNLREISKLFYQLKLANQELTAKFEKETGFSITRYELMMFLKENGPCSQTSLQQELKIDSAAVTRHLKILEEKKYVTRERNKHNNREVFVKITPQAFDELSTCEQKYHSSEKPINISLSKQEGELLLELLTKLVK from the coding sequence ATGAACCTTAGAGAAATAAGTAAGTTATTTTATCAATTAAAACTTGCGAACCAAGAACTGACAGCTAAGTTTGAGAAAGAAACAGGGTTTAGCATTACGCGGTATGAGTTGATGATGTTTTTAAAAGAAAATGGCCCTTGCTCGCAGACTAGTTTGCAACAAGAATTGAAAATTGATAGTGCGGCTGTGACGAGACATTTAAAAATATTAGAAGAAAAAAAGTATGTGACTCGTGAAAGAAATAAACACAATAATCGAGAAGTTTTTGTAAAAATCACACCACAAGCATTCGACGAGTTATCCACATGCGAGCAGAAGTACCATTCTTCTGAAAAGCCAATCAATATCTCGTTGAGTAAGCAAGAAGGAGAACTTCTACTAGAATTATTAACGAAATTAGTCAAATGA
- a CDS encoding DUF1304 domain-containing protein, with protein MSIISIVLILLVACEFFYIMYLETLATTSATTSRVFHLKQEKLADQAVNTLFKNQGVYNGLIGVGLVYSVFFATASLEISRLILVYIILVALYGSLTSDKKIILTQGGLAILAFISTFFN; from the coding sequence ATGTCAATTATTTCCATAGTCTTAATACTTCTCGTTGCATGCGAATTTTTCTATATCATGTATTTGGAAACATTGGCTACCACGTCAGCAACGACAAGCCGTGTTTTTCATCTAAAGCAAGAAAAATTAGCAGATCAAGCGGTCAATACATTGTTTAAAAATCAAGGCGTTTATAATGGTTTAATTGGTGTGGGATTAGTGTATAGTGTCTTTTTTGCGACAGCTTCATTGGAAATTAGTCGCTTAATTTTAGTTTACATTATTTTAGTTGCATTATACGGTAGTTTAACCAGTGACAAAAAGATTATTTTAACGCAAGGTGGTTTAGCAATCCTCGCGTTCATCTCTACCTTTTTTAATTAG
- the rplU gene encoding 50S ribosomal protein L21 produces the protein MYAIIKTGGKQVKVEVGQAIYVEKLDVEAGQKVTFDEVILVGGESTKVGAPTVAGATVEGTVEKHGKQKKVVTYKYKPKKHTHRKQGHRQPYTKVVIEAINA, from the coding sequence ATGTACGCAATTATCAAAACTGGTGGTAAACAAGTTAAAGTTGAAGTTGGTCAAGCAATCTACGTTGAAAAATTAGACGTTGAAGCAGGACAAAAAGTAACTTTTGACGAAGTAATCTTAGTGGGTGGCGAATCTACAAAAGTTGGTGCTCCAACTGTAGCAGGTGCAACTGTTGAAGGAACTGTTGAAAAACACGGTAAACAAAAGAAAGTTGTTACTTACAAGTATAAACCTAAAAAACACACTCACCGTAAACAAGGTCACCGTCAACCTTACACAAAAGTTGTTATTGAAGCAATTAACGCATAA